From a region of the Tiliqua scincoides isolate rTilSci1 chromosome 4, rTilSci1.hap2, whole genome shotgun sequence genome:
- the CD226 gene encoding CD226 antigen, with product CVSVSGEGKTVDSTVKLANNMILKCVCPKNGTISLITWSKKKDNGKDNIAVLQLPRNLHIESKYQNRVDIVKQTSNNKSLVFTNATEADIGYYHCSFTLFPQGIWEKRIHVVQSGDFEPHVLPAFHLAMKLERRANFTCQHDSEVAVNQVIWEKVQVDSVDLVVQCDESGTAIRGAEYEERVEIDCANRASSTMTLENVTASDFGIYRCHYIGANGENTTGWIKLENTTGWIINGTRPLDYDQAVFFIAGGTVTATILLIILLASVVAVHQQRKRKRKRAVTTKPFNVAQKQDSTRYGRPGFQVRQNANGERNAGTLATVQDPVYVNYRVGSHKTNEGV from the exons TGTGTTTCAGTCTCAGGCGAAGGAAAAACTGTGGATTCTACGGTGAAACTTGCCAACAATATGATTCTTAAATGTGTCTGTCCAAAGAATGGAACCATATCTTTGATCACCTGGTCGAAGAAGAAGGACAATGGGAAAGACAACATTGCAGTACTCCAACTACCTCGCAATTTGCACATTGAAAGCAAGTATCAAAACCGAGTGGACATTGTTAAACAGACCTCAAACAATAAGTCTCTGGTTTTTACAAACGCAACAGAGGCAGATATTGGCTACTATCACTGCTCGTTCACTCTCTTCCCTCAAGGAATATGGGAAAAGAGAATACACGTTGTCCAGTCAG GTGATTTTGAGCCTCACGTCTTGCCAGCTTTCCATTTGGCTATGAAATTAGAAAGAAGAGCAAACTTCACCTGCCAGCATGACTCTGAAGTAGCAGTGAATCAAGTGATATGGGAAAAGGTACAAGTCGACAGCGTGGACCTTGTAGTCCAGTGTGACGAGTCTGGGACTGCGATCCGTGGGGCAGAATACGAGGAGCGCGTAGAGATAGACTGTGCCAACCGAGCCAGTAGCACAATGACACTTGAGAATGTCACTGCTTCAGACTTTGGGATATACCGCTGTCATTACATTGGGGCCAATGGCGAAAACACGACAGGTTGGATCAAACTGGAAAACACAACTGGTTGGATCATTAATGGCACCA GGCCTTTGGATTATGACCAGGCTGTATTTTTCATTGCTGGGGGTACTGTAACTGCCACCATTTTACTAATAATACTTCTGGCCTCTGTTGTGGCTGTTCATCAACAAAGAAA aaggaagaggaaacgAGCTGTGACAACAAAACCATTTAATGTTGCTCAAAAACAG gaCTCTACCAGATATGGAAGACCAGGTTTCCAGGTCAGACAGAATGCCAATGGAGAAAGAAATGCAGGCACACTGGCAACAGTGCAGGACCCGGTTTATGTCAACTACAGAGTTGGCTCACACAAAACAAATGAGGGAGTCTGA